One region of Cucurbita pepo subsp. pepo cultivar mu-cu-16 chromosome LG03, ASM280686v2, whole genome shotgun sequence genomic DNA includes:
- the LOC111790953 gene encoding transcription factor bHLH67-like isoform X4, translated as MERLQPPVNPCFYGECSDRVSSEQEFTSLGFEELEDKIPFLQKLQNVESQSFKQPNFQNLVKLQHFNKPGEKGVGKIQELVQLYSSPINSETKDQNEPPNSKETRKRKRWKATKNKEEVESQRMTHIAVERNRRRQMNDHLHVIKSLIPTSYIQRGDQASIIGGAIEFVKELEQLLEVLEAQRKGRKGADSGCKGAQSEVGMGSNGRIGEGVCAEMKSEVGEIEVTMIQTHVSLKIRCPKRQGQLLKAIVGLEDLRLSVLHLNITTSQATATMLYSFNLKLVS; from the exons ATGGAGAGGCTCCAACCACCCGTTAATCCTTGT TTTTATGGTGAATGTTCGGACAGAGTTTCTTCGGAACAAGAATTCACAAGCTTGGGATTTGAAGAATTAGAAGATAAGATCCCATTCCTTCAGAAGCTGCAGAATGTGGAATCGCAGTCATTCAAGCAGCCTAACTTTCAAAACTTGGTGAAGCTGCAGCACTTCAACAAGCCAGGGGAAAAGGGAGTTGGTAAAATTCAAGAGCTCGTACAGCTCTACTCTTCACCAATTAACTCAGAAACGAAGGACCAAAATGAACCTCCAAATTCCAAGGAAACAAGAAAACGAAAGAGATGGAAGGCAACAAAGAACAAGGAAGAAGTGGAGAGCCAAAGAATGACCCATATTGCCGTCGAGCGCAACCGGAGACGCCAAATGAACGACCATCTCCACGTTATCAAGTCCCTCATACCCACCTCCTATATACAAAGG GGTGATCAGGCATCGATAATTGGGGGTGCAATAGAGTTCGTGAAGGAATTGGAGCAGCTACTCGAAGTCTTGGAAGCACAGAGGAAAGGAAGGAAAGGAGCGGACAGTGGGTGTAAGGGTGCGCAATCAGAAGTGGGAATGGgctcaaatggaagaataggAGAAGGAGTTTGCGCAGAGATGAAGTCAGAAGTGGGTGAGATAGAGGTTACCATGATTCAAACCCATGTAAGCTTGAAGATAAGATGCCCCAAAAGGCAAGGCCAATTGTTGAAAGCCATTGTTGGTTTGGAAGATCTTAGGCTCAGTGTTTTGCATCTCAACATTACTACCTCACAAGCCACTGCCACCATGCTTTACTCCTTCAATCTAAAG TTGGTAAGTTGA
- the LOC111790953 gene encoding transcription factor bHLH57-like isoform X1, whose protein sequence is MERLQPPVNPCFYGECSDRVSSEQEFTSLGFEELEDKIPFLQKLQNVESQSFKQPNFQNLVKLQHFNKPGEKGVGKIQELVQLYSSPINSETKDQNEPPNSKETRKRKRWKATKNKEEVESQRMTHIAVERNRRRQMNDHLHVIKSLIPTSYIQRGDQASIIGGAIEFVKELEQLLEVLEAQRKGRKGADSGCKGAQSEVGMGSNGRIGEGVCAEMKSEVGEIEVTMIQTHVSLKIRCPKRQGQLLKAIVGLEDLRLSVLHLNITTSQATATMLYSFNLKIEDECKLGSAEQIAGAVHQIFSFINDGSQVKSMRRRQISGRTVAVADYGRKGGPLFLPPYFPSKKKERKEESKEG, encoded by the exons ATGGAGAGGCTCCAACCACCCGTTAATCCTTGT TTTTATGGTGAATGTTCGGACAGAGTTTCTTCGGAACAAGAATTCACAAGCTTGGGATTTGAAGAATTAGAAGATAAGATCCCATTCCTTCAGAAGCTGCAGAATGTGGAATCGCAGTCATTCAAGCAGCCTAACTTTCAAAACTTGGTGAAGCTGCAGCACTTCAACAAGCCAGGGGAAAAGGGAGTTGGTAAAATTCAAGAGCTCGTACAGCTCTACTCTTCACCAATTAACTCAGAAACGAAGGACCAAAATGAACCTCCAAATTCCAAGGAAACAAGAAAACGAAAGAGATGGAAGGCAACAAAGAACAAGGAAGAAGTGGAGAGCCAAAGAATGACCCATATTGCCGTCGAGCGCAACCGGAGACGCCAAATGAACGACCATCTCCACGTTATCAAGTCCCTCATACCCACCTCCTATATACAAAGG GGTGATCAGGCATCGATAATTGGGGGTGCAATAGAGTTCGTGAAGGAATTGGAGCAGCTACTCGAAGTCTTGGAAGCACAGAGGAAAGGAAGGAAAGGAGCGGACAGTGGGTGTAAGGGTGCGCAATCAGAAGTGGGAATGGgctcaaatggaagaataggAGAAGGAGTTTGCGCAGAGATGAAGTCAGAAGTGGGTGAGATAGAGGTTACCATGATTCAAACCCATGTAAGCTTGAAGATAAGATGCCCCAAAAGGCAAGGCCAATTGTTGAAAGCCATTGTTGGTTTGGAAGATCTTAGGCTCAGTGTTTTGCATCTCAACATTACTACCTCACAAGCCACTGCCACCATGCTTTACTCCTTCAATCTAAAG ATAGAAGATGAATGTAAGCTAGGATCAGCGGAGCAGATTGCAGGAGCAGTTCATCAAATATTCAGTTTCATCAACGATGGCAGTCAAGTCAAGTCAATGAGGCGAAGGCAAATTTCAGGCAGGACAGTGGCAGTCGCTGACTATGGAAGGAAGGGGGGCCCCCTTTTCCTCCCCCCCTACTTCCCTtccaagaaaaaggaaagaaaagaagaaagcaaagaaGGATGA
- the LOC111790953 gene encoding transcription factor bHLH67-like isoform X2: protein MERLQPPVNPCFYGECSDRVSSEQEFTSLGFEELEDKIPFLQKLQNVESQSFKQPNFQNLVKLQHFNKPGEKGVGKIQELVQLYSSPINSETKDQNEPPNSKETRKRKRWKATKNKEEVESQRMTHIAVERNRRRQMNDHLHVIKSLIPTSYIQRGDQASIIGGAIEFVKELEQLLEVLEAQRKGRKGADSGCKGAQSEVGMGSNGRIGEGVCAEMKSEVGEIEVTMIQTHVSLKIRCPKRQGQLLKAIVGLEDLRLSVLHLNITTSQATATMLYSFNLKVGVDKRER, encoded by the exons ATGGAGAGGCTCCAACCACCCGTTAATCCTTGT TTTTATGGTGAATGTTCGGACAGAGTTTCTTCGGAACAAGAATTCACAAGCTTGGGATTTGAAGAATTAGAAGATAAGATCCCATTCCTTCAGAAGCTGCAGAATGTGGAATCGCAGTCATTCAAGCAGCCTAACTTTCAAAACTTGGTGAAGCTGCAGCACTTCAACAAGCCAGGGGAAAAGGGAGTTGGTAAAATTCAAGAGCTCGTACAGCTCTACTCTTCACCAATTAACTCAGAAACGAAGGACCAAAATGAACCTCCAAATTCCAAGGAAACAAGAAAACGAAAGAGATGGAAGGCAACAAAGAACAAGGAAGAAGTGGAGAGCCAAAGAATGACCCATATTGCCGTCGAGCGCAACCGGAGACGCCAAATGAACGACCATCTCCACGTTATCAAGTCCCTCATACCCACCTCCTATATACAAAGG GGTGATCAGGCATCGATAATTGGGGGTGCAATAGAGTTCGTGAAGGAATTGGAGCAGCTACTCGAAGTCTTGGAAGCACAGAGGAAAGGAAGGAAAGGAGCGGACAGTGGGTGTAAGGGTGCGCAATCAGAAGTGGGAATGGgctcaaatggaagaataggAGAAGGAGTTTGCGCAGAGATGAAGTCAGAAGTGGGTGAGATAGAGGTTACCATGATTCAAACCCATGTAAGCTTGAAGATAAGATGCCCCAAAAGGCAAGGCCAATTGTTGAAAGCCATTGTTGGTTTGGAAGATCTTAGGCTCAGTGTTTTGCATCTCAACATTACTACCTCACAAGCCACTGCCACCATGCTTTACTCCTTCAATCTAAAG GTCGGGGTCGATAAAAGGGAAAGATAG
- the LOC111790953 gene encoding transcription factor bHLH67-like isoform X3: MERLQPPVNPCFYGECSDRVSSEQEFTSLGFEELEDKIPFLQKLQNVESQSFKQPNFQNLVKLQHFNKPGEKGVGKIQELVQLYSSPINSETKDQNEPPNSKETRKRKRWKATKNKEEVESQRMTHIAVERNRRRQMNDHLHVIKSLIPTSYIQRGDQASIIGGAIEFVKELEQLLEVLEAQRKGRKGADSGCKGAQSEVGMGSNGRIGEGVCAEMKSEVGEIEVTMIQTHVSLKIRCPKRQGQLLKAIVGLEDLRLSVLHLNITTSQATATMLYSFNLKESGEE; encoded by the exons ATGGAGAGGCTCCAACCACCCGTTAATCCTTGT TTTTATGGTGAATGTTCGGACAGAGTTTCTTCGGAACAAGAATTCACAAGCTTGGGATTTGAAGAATTAGAAGATAAGATCCCATTCCTTCAGAAGCTGCAGAATGTGGAATCGCAGTCATTCAAGCAGCCTAACTTTCAAAACTTGGTGAAGCTGCAGCACTTCAACAAGCCAGGGGAAAAGGGAGTTGGTAAAATTCAAGAGCTCGTACAGCTCTACTCTTCACCAATTAACTCAGAAACGAAGGACCAAAATGAACCTCCAAATTCCAAGGAAACAAGAAAACGAAAGAGATGGAAGGCAACAAAGAACAAGGAAGAAGTGGAGAGCCAAAGAATGACCCATATTGCCGTCGAGCGCAACCGGAGACGCCAAATGAACGACCATCTCCACGTTATCAAGTCCCTCATACCCACCTCCTATATACAAAGG GGTGATCAGGCATCGATAATTGGGGGTGCAATAGAGTTCGTGAAGGAATTGGAGCAGCTACTCGAAGTCTTGGAAGCACAGAGGAAAGGAAGGAAAGGAGCGGACAGTGGGTGTAAGGGTGCGCAATCAGAAGTGGGAATGGgctcaaatggaagaataggAGAAGGAGTTTGCGCAGAGATGAAGTCAGAAGTGGGTGAGATAGAGGTTACCATGATTCAAACCCATGTAAGCTTGAAGATAAGATGCCCCAAAAGGCAAGGCCAATTGTTGAAAGCCATTGTTGGTTTGGAAGATCTTAGGCTCAGTGTTTTGCATCTCAACATTACTACCTCACAAGCCACTGCCACCATGCTTTACTCCTTCAATCTAAAG GAGAGTGGAGAGGAGTAG